The Limnospira fusiformis SAG 85.79 genomic interval ATGGGGGCGATCGGCAATTGGATCTACATCAGGCCCTGTAGTTGAAACCACATGGGAGAATATCACATGGGTTGTGGTTTCCAATTGTAGTTGCTTTAAGGCATTCATCATTATCTCCATAGAAGGGGAATCATCAATAGCAACCAAAATTGTCCTCAGCATTGGCAACTTCTCCTCACATTAAGCTGACATAGAAATCAGCAACACCCGCTAAAAATCCCCATCTCCCTGATTTTTCGTCCGCAGACGAACAGAATCTGCATGGGATGGTAGCCCTTCTGCAGTAGCCAAAATATTAACAGCATTTGCGACTTTTTGCAGCGCCTGCGGAGAATATTCAATCAAACTGGAGTGTTTCATAAATACTTCCACCCCTAAAGCGGAAGCATACCTAGCCGCACCTGAAGTGGGTAGGGTGTGGTTAGGACCTGCTAAATAATCTCCCACGGCTTCCGGGGTCGAACAACCTAGGAAAATTGCCCCCGCATGGCGAATGTGTTCTAATAGTTCCCACGGCTCCTCAACTTCTAGCTCTAGGTGTTCGGGAGCAAATTCATTAGATAACTGAGCGGCTGCTTCTAGGGAGTCCACCACCACCACTAAGCCATAGTGAGCGATCGCCTTTTCCGTCATAGTTCGGCGCGGGTGATGCTCAAGCTGTCGTTCCACCTCAGCCACCACCTGACGAGCCAAAGCCGAGTCTGTCGTCAACAAAATCGCCGCCGCCATTGTATCATGTTCTGCCTGAGCCAGCATATCCGCGGCCACATGAACAGGGGAGGCGATACTATTGGCAATAATTAGCACCTCAGACGGTCCCGCCAGCGAGTCAATACCGACAGTACCATAAACCAATTTTTTCGCCAGCGTTACATATATATTACCCGGACCTGTGATCACATCAACTTTCGGCACAGTTTCCGTACCATAAGCCAAAGCAGCGATCGCCTGAGCGCCACCTACCCGATAAATTTCCTGGACTCCAGCTTCCTGAGCCGCCACCAAAATCGCCGGACTAATCTTATTATCAATGCCTGGGGGAGTTACCATCACAATGCGAGGCACTTTAGCCACATTAGCCGGAATAGCATTCATTAAAACCGTACTGAGATAGCACGCTTGGCCTCCCGGCACATATAAACCCGCCCGGTCAACAGGGGTGTATCGTTTACCTAAAACCACATTATCATCGCCAAACTGAACCCAAGACTTAGGAACACGCTGGCGGTGAAATGCCTCAATCTGTTTTTTTGCTAACCGAATTGCATCGAGAAGTTCGCAATTAACCTGTTGATAAGCGACATCCAACTCCGAAGCACTGACCCGCAACTGTTCCAGGGTCAGAGTTTTGTGGTCAAATTCTTGGGTGTAGTGCAGCAGTGCTTTATCCCCTTGTCGCTTCACGGTTTGCAGAACTTCTCGCACCGTAGCTTCTTTATGGATAACAGTATCATCATGGGTACGACTGGCGATGCGTCGCAGTTCTGATTGTGCTTCAACCCACTGAGTAATAATTCGCAGCATGGTGATTAGGAGTGCAAACCGTAGAAGTTACTAGCCAAAACGCAAGGGAATTGAGCAACCCGGATGGGGCTAAATTTCTTTTATACCTAATTAAGCCGAACCAGGTCAGCCTAACTTTCAGTATAACCCGCGTTTGTTATATAGTGTAACGCGGATTCACAGACTCTGCCTGACTCCGAGATCTTCAGCCCTCATCTGGACTTTTGCGCCCCCGTATTGGCAAAATAAAAATTTAATGCACAAATTCCCCTATTGACGTGCTATATTGGTATTTCTGGAAATCTTGATTATCAAAGATCCGCGTAGTCCTACACCGGAAGCCATGGCCAACATCAAATCTGCCATTAAACGAGTCCAAATTGCTGAACGCAATCGGCTGAGGAATAGAACCTATAATTCAGCCGTCAGGACTCTCATGAGAAAATATTTTGCCGCTGTTGAGCAATATGCGGCTGATCCCAGCGATGAAGCGTTGCAGGAAGTCCAGCAGCGGATGTCAGCAACCACCAGTAAAATCGATAAAGCCGTTAAGGTAGGTGTTCTGCACCGGAACAATGCGGCACGGAAAAAATCGAGATTAGCTCGGTTCTTGAAACGACACCAGCCTAATTCTAGCGCCCAGGAAGCGACAGCCTCCTAGGGGGAAACCTCGTG includes:
- the rpsT gene encoding 30S ribosomal protein S20; translated protein: MANIKSAIKRVQIAERNRLRNRTYNSAVRTLMRKYFAAVEQYAADPSDEALQEVQQRMSATTSKIDKAVKVGVLHRNNAARKKSRLARFLKRHQPNSSAQEATAS
- the hisD gene encoding histidinol dehydrogenase, producing the protein MLRIITQWVEAQSELRRIASRTHDDTVIHKEATVREVLQTVKRQGDKALLHYTQEFDHKTLTLEQLRVSASELDVAYQQVNCELLDAIRLAKKQIEAFHRQRVPKSWVQFGDDNVVLGKRYTPVDRAGLYVPGGQACYLSTVLMNAIPANVAKVPRIVMVTPPGIDNKISPAILVAAQEAGVQEIYRVGGAQAIAALAYGTETVPKVDVITGPGNIYVTLAKKLVYGTVGIDSLAGPSEVLIIANSIASPVHVAADMLAQAEHDTMAAAILLTTDSALARQVVAEVERQLEHHPRRTMTEKAIAHYGLVVVVDSLEAAAQLSNEFAPEHLELEVEEPWELLEHIRHAGAIFLGCSTPEAVGDYLAGPNHTLPTSGAARYASALGVEVFMKHSSLIEYSPQALQKVANAVNILATAEGLPSHADSVRLRTKNQGDGDF